In one window of Gemmatimonadales bacterium DNA:
- a CDS encoding zinc ribbon domain-containing protein codes for MPTYEYKCPKCRNKFDESQKMTAKPVAKCPKCGAKAERQMSAGAGLVFKGSGFYLTDYGRAGQKAKQQESGDKSSGEKKSSGETKSSGEKKPDTVGSDKPVPTPKSKPKDD; via the coding sequence ATGCCGACTTACGAGTACAAGTGCCCGAAGTGCAGGAACAAGTTCGACGAGTCCCAGAAGATGACGGCCAAGCCCGTCGCCAAGTGCCCCAAGTGCGGCGCGAAGGCGGAGCGCCAGATGTCGGCCGGGGCCGGTCTCGTCTTCAAGGGCTCCGGCTTCTACTTGACGGACTACGGCCGCGCCGGGCAGAAGGCGAAGCAGCAGGAGAGCGGCGACAAGTCGTCCGGCGAGAAGAAGTCGTCGGGCGAGACCAAGTCGTCGGGCGAGAAGAAGCCCGACACTGTCGGTAGCGACAAGCCCGTTCCCACCCCCAAGTCCAAGCCGAAAGACGACTAG
- a CDS encoding methylmalonyl-CoA mutase family protein, with amino-acid sequence ELLAAGQTGLSTAFDLPTQMGYDSDHPLAEGEVGRAGVAINTVDDLARVFEGIPLDQVTTSMTINATAPILLAMYLVVGEEQGVAWEKLGGTIQNDVLKEYIARGTYIFPPEPSLRLVTDVFRFVVERKLDFNPISVSGYHMREAGATAVQELAFTFADALEYLRRAKRAGLDIDALAPRISFFFAAWNDLFEEVAKFRAARRLWATLLREEFGAGDAACRLRFHTQTAGSALTAQQPLVNVVRVSVQALAAILGGTQSLHTNSYDEALALPTPDSARLALRTQQVLAFESGATRTTDPLAGSFYVEALTAQVEEKARALLAEVERRGGAAKAIADGFIQAEIHRSAYAAQQAIERGEEVVVGVNRFTDDAPATPPHPPDYSALAAKQIARLNAGRASRDRSRTARTLEAVRAAATSPAAPLMEPILEAVRARVTLGEISAAMESVWGRHGSGLTSASQVG; translated from the coding sequence CGAGCTGCTCGCCGCCGGCCAGACCGGCCTCTCCACCGCGTTCGATCTTCCCACGCAGATGGGCTACGACTCCGACCACCCGCTCGCGGAGGGGGAAGTGGGTCGCGCCGGCGTCGCGATCAACACGGTGGACGACCTGGCACGCGTCTTCGAAGGGATCCCGCTCGACCAGGTCACCACCTCGATGACCATCAACGCCACCGCGCCGATCCTCCTCGCCATGTATCTCGTGGTCGGGGAAGAGCAGGGCGTCGCTTGGGAGAAGCTCGGCGGGACGATCCAGAACGACGTGCTCAAGGAGTACATCGCGCGCGGCACGTACATCTTCCCACCGGAGCCGAGCCTGCGCCTCGTCACCGACGTCTTCCGGTTCGTGGTGGAGCGGAAGCTCGACTTCAACCCCATCTCGGTGAGCGGCTACCACATGCGCGAGGCCGGCGCTACGGCCGTTCAGGAGTTGGCGTTCACTTTCGCCGACGCTCTCGAGTACCTGCGGCGCGCCAAGCGCGCGGGCCTGGACATCGACGCGCTCGCGCCGCGCATCTCGTTCTTCTTCGCCGCATGGAACGACCTGTTCGAGGAAGTGGCGAAGTTCCGCGCGGCGCGCCGCCTCTGGGCCACGCTCCTCAGGGAAGAGTTCGGCGCCGGCGATGCTGCCTGCCGGCTCCGCTTCCACACCCAGACCGCCGGCTCCGCGCTCACCGCGCAGCAGCCGCTCGTCAACGTGGTGCGGGTGAGCGTCCAAGCGCTCGCCGCTATCCTCGGCGGTACGCAGTCGCTCCATACCAACTCGTACGACGAGGCGCTGGCGCTCCCCACCCCCGATTCCGCGCGCCTCGCGCTCCGGACCCAGCAGGTGTTGGCGTTCGAGTCCGGCGCCACCCGCACCACCGATCCGCTAGCGGGCAGCTTTTACGTGGAGGCGCTCACCGCCCAAGTCGAGGAGAAGGCGCGCGCTTTGCTCGCGGAGGTCGAGCGCCGCGGCGGCGCGGCCAAGGCCATCGCCGACGGGTTCATTCAGGCGGAGATCCATCGCTCGGCATATGCCGCTCAGCAGGCCATCGAGCGCGGTGAAGAGGTCGTGGTGGGCGTGAACCGGTTCACCGACGACGCGCCGGCGACGCCGCCTCACCCGCCGGACTACTCGGCGCTCGCGGCCAAGCAGATCGCACGCCTGAATGCGGGCCGTGCTTCACGCGATCGAAGCCGTACGGCGCGCACCCTCGAGGCCGTGCGCGCGGCCGCCACTTCGCCCGCGGCCCCATTGATGGAGCCGATCCTCGAAGCGGTCCGGGCCCGCGTCACGCTCGGCGAGATCTCGGCGGCCATGGAAAGCGTGTGGGGACGCCACGGCAGCGGCTTGACTTCGGCCTCGCAAGTCGGCTAA